Proteins encoded in a region of the Burkholderia ubonensis subsp. mesacidophila genome:
- the mrdA gene encoding penicillin-binding protein 2 has product MTEFNDTQQQLSKFRLRVAAAGVFVFVCFGLLASRFFYLQLWQHGKYALQAEENRISVAPIVPNRGIITDRNGVVLAKNYSAYTLEITPSKLTDTLENTIDKLATIVQIDARDRRRFKKLQEDSKNFESLPIRTRLTDDEVARFTSQRFRFPGVDVRARLFRQYPLGTTAAHVIGYIGRISKRDQDRIDAMSDDNDSDPEHYDPRRDANNYKGTDYVGKIGVEQSYETELHGLTGFEEVEVTAGGRPVRTLSRTQATPGNNLVLSLDIGLQQVAEQAFAGKRGALVAIEPKTGDVLAFVSSPSFDPNSFVDGIDQQTWDELNNSTDKPLLNRPLHGTYPPGSTYKPFMALAGLTLGKRTPGWGFQDPGYFTFGGHTFRNDVRSGQGWVDMNKAIMVSNDTYFYMLARDLGVNAIANFMKPFGFGQITGIDIQGEARGILPSPDWKRKTFKKAAQQKWFDGETISLGIGQGYNSFTILQLAHATATLANDGVVMKPHLVKEVEDPISRGRHLTVPKESDTIPLKQGDIDVVKRGMENVIENPSGTAYKVFRGAPYLAAGKTGTAQVFSLQGGNYKGHLLAEHLRDHALFIAYAPVDHPQIALALIVENGGWGAQSAGPIARRVLDFYLVERQKPENEAAAVAAAASATEPINAPVVGDASKAVTVAAGFKMLPQPVVPGAAEAASGASAPAASAASGANAAEIAAPVVASAAAPAAASMPPFRRMPHRPHKPAGDAQPLAAAPRNDNRATSPAKAADAGTAH; this is encoded by the coding sequence ATGACCGAATTCAACGACACCCAACAGCAGCTCTCGAAGTTCCGCCTGCGCGTCGCGGCGGCGGGCGTGTTCGTGTTCGTCTGCTTCGGGCTGCTCGCGAGCCGCTTCTTCTACCTGCAGCTCTGGCAGCACGGCAAGTACGCGCTGCAGGCCGAGGAAAACCGCATCTCGGTCGCGCCGATCGTGCCGAACCGCGGCATCATCACCGACCGCAACGGTGTCGTGCTCGCGAAGAACTATTCCGCGTACACGCTCGAAATCACGCCGTCGAAGCTCACCGACACGCTCGAGAACACGATCGACAAGCTCGCGACGATCGTCCAGATCGACGCGCGCGACCGCCGCCGCTTCAAGAAGCTGCAGGAAGACTCGAAGAACTTCGAGAGCCTGCCGATCCGCACCCGGCTCACCGACGACGAAGTCGCGCGCTTCACCTCGCAGCGCTTCCGCTTCCCCGGCGTCGACGTGCGCGCGCGGCTGTTCCGCCAGTACCCGCTCGGCACGACCGCCGCGCACGTGATCGGCTACATCGGCCGCATCTCGAAGCGCGACCAGGACCGGATCGACGCGATGAGCGACGACAACGACAGCGATCCGGAACACTACGATCCGCGCCGCGACGCGAACAACTACAAGGGCACCGACTACGTCGGCAAGATCGGCGTCGAGCAGAGCTACGAGACCGAGCTGCACGGCCTGACCGGCTTCGAGGAAGTCGAGGTGACGGCGGGCGGACGGCCGGTGCGCACGCTGTCGCGCACGCAGGCGACGCCCGGCAACAACCTCGTGCTGTCGCTCGACATCGGGCTGCAGCAGGTCGCCGAGCAGGCGTTCGCCGGCAAGCGCGGCGCGCTCGTCGCGATCGAGCCGAAGACGGGCGACGTGCTCGCGTTCGTGTCGTCGCCGAGCTTCGACCCGAACTCGTTCGTCGACGGGATCGACCAGCAGACCTGGGACGAGCTCAACAACTCGACCGACAAGCCGCTCCTGAACCGGCCGCTGCACGGCACCTACCCGCCCGGCTCGACCTACAAGCCGTTCATGGCGCTCGCGGGCCTGACGCTCGGCAAGCGCACGCCCGGCTGGGGCTTCCAGGATCCCGGCTACTTCACGTTCGGCGGCCACACCTTCCGCAACGACGTGCGCTCGGGCCAGGGCTGGGTCGACATGAACAAGGCGATCATGGTGTCGAACGACACCTACTTCTACATGCTCGCCCGCGACCTCGGCGTGAACGCGATCGCGAACTTCATGAAGCCGTTCGGCTTCGGCCAGATCACCGGCATCGACATCCAGGGCGAGGCGCGCGGGATCCTGCCGTCGCCGGACTGGAAGCGCAAGACCTTCAAGAAGGCCGCGCAGCAGAAGTGGTTCGACGGCGAGACGATCAGCCTCGGGATCGGCCAGGGCTACAACTCGTTCACGATCCTGCAGCTCGCGCACGCGACCGCAACGCTCGCCAACGACGGCGTCGTGATGAAGCCGCACCTCGTGAAGGAGGTCGAGGATCCGATCTCGCGCGGGCGTCACCTGACCGTGCCGAAGGAAAGCGACACGATCCCGCTCAAGCAGGGCGACATCGACGTCGTGAAACGCGGGATGGAGAACGTGATCGAGAACCCGTCCGGCACCGCATACAAGGTGTTCCGCGGCGCACCGTACCTCGCCGCCGGCAAGACCGGCACCGCGCAGGTGTTCTCGCTGCAGGGCGGCAACTACAAGGGCCACCTGCTCGCCGAGCACCTGCGCGATCACGCGCTGTTCATCGCGTACGCGCCCGTCGACCATCCGCAGATCGCGCTCGCGCTGATCGTCGAGAACGGCGGCTGGGGCGCGCAGTCCGCGGGCCCGATCGCGCGCCGCGTGCTCGACTTCTACCTCGTCGAGCGCCAGAAGCCGGAAAACGAGGCGGCCGCCGTGGCCGCCGCGGCGTCGGCGACCGAGCCGATCAACGCACCGGTGGTCGGCGACGCGTCGAAAGCCGTCACCGTCGCGGCGGGCTTCAAGATGCTGCCGCAGCCGGTCGTGCCGGGCGCGGCGGAAGCGGCGTCGGGCGCATCAGCGCCGGCCGCGAGCGCTGCATCGGGCGCGAACGCCGCCGAGATTGCCGCGCCCGTCGTGGCAAGCGCCGCGGCGCCGGCCGCCGCGAGCATGCCGCCGTTCCGGCGCATGCCGCACCGGCCGCACAAGCCGGCCGGCGACGCGCAGCCGCTCGCCGCCGCGCCGCGCAACGACAACCGTGCCACGTCTCCCGCGAAGGCGGCGGACGCGGGCACCGCTCATTGA
- the rodA gene encoding rod shape-determining protein RodA, translated as MQFDKRAWLDKIKQMFAGFDRPLALIVFLLLCVGIVTLYSASIDMPGRVEDQLRNILLTFVLMWVIANIPPTTLMRFAVPLYSFGVALLIAVALFGMTKKGAKRWLNVGVVIQPSEILKIATPLMLAWYYQRREGVVRWYDFLAAFGILMVPVGLIAKQPDLGTGLLVFAAGFFVIYLAGLSFKLIVPVLIAGVIAVGSIAVFEERICQPEVQWPLMHDYQKHRVCTLLDPTSDPLGKGFHTIQAVIAIGSGGALGKGYLKGTQAHLEFIPEKHTDFIFAVFSEEWGLAGGLVLLTLYMALIARGLYIAAQGATLFGRLLAGSLTLAFFVYAFVNVGMVSGVLPVVGVPLPFMSYGGTALATLGIAIGMIMSVGRQRRLMKS; from the coding sequence ATGCAATTCGACAAGCGCGCCTGGCTCGACAAGATCAAGCAGATGTTCGCGGGCTTCGACCGCCCGCTCGCCCTCATCGTGTTCCTGCTGCTGTGCGTCGGCATCGTCACGCTGTACAGCGCGAGCATCGACATGCCGGGCCGGGTCGAGGACCAGTTGCGCAACATCCTGCTGACGTTCGTGCTGATGTGGGTGATCGCCAACATCCCGCCGACGACGCTGATGCGCTTCGCGGTCCCGCTGTATTCGTTCGGCGTCGCGCTATTGATCGCGGTCGCGCTGTTCGGGATGACCAAGAAGGGCGCGAAGCGCTGGCTGAACGTCGGCGTCGTGATCCAGCCGTCCGAGATCCTGAAGATCGCGACGCCGCTGATGCTCGCGTGGTACTACCAGCGCCGCGAAGGCGTCGTGCGTTGGTACGACTTCCTCGCCGCATTCGGCATCCTGATGGTGCCGGTCGGGCTGATCGCGAAGCAGCCGGACCTCGGCACCGGCCTGCTCGTGTTCGCGGCGGGCTTCTTCGTGATCTATCTCGCGGGTCTGTCGTTCAAGCTGATCGTGCCGGTGCTGATCGCCGGCGTGATCGCGGTCGGCTCGATCGCGGTGTTCGAGGAGCGGATCTGCCAGCCGGAAGTGCAGTGGCCGCTGATGCACGACTACCAGAAGCACCGCGTCTGCACGCTGCTCGACCCGACGTCCGACCCGCTCGGCAAGGGCTTCCACACGATCCAGGCGGTGATCGCGATCGGCTCGGGCGGCGCGCTCGGCAAGGGCTACCTGAAGGGCACGCAGGCGCACCTCGAATTCATTCCGGAAAAGCACACCGACTTCATCTTCGCGGTGTTCTCCGAGGAATGGGGTCTCGCCGGCGGCCTCGTGCTGCTCACGTTGTACATGGCGCTGATCGCACGCGGGCTGTACATCGCCGCGCAGGGCGCGACGCTGTTCGGCCGGCTGCTCGCCGGGTCGCTCACGCTGGCGTTCTTCGTCTATGCGTTCGTCAACGTCGGGATGGTGAGCGGCGTGCTGCCCGTCGTCGGCGTGCCGCTGCCGTTCATGAGCTACGGCGGCACCGCGCTCGCGACACTCGGCATCGCGATCGGGATGATCATGAGCGTCGGCCGGCAGAGGCGGCTGATGAAGAGCTGA
- a CDS encoding tetratricopeptide repeat protein, giving the protein MNASAGACRRTCARALRAGGAALGLWVACGAALAQGAHAQPEPARETEAAIADYNAGNFRAALVQFHDAAERGNRLAQFNYAMMLITGEGVTANVDEGLRWLRRAADANMSHAQYVYGRMLDDGEFVARNPAEAHRWFLKAAKQGHVQAELSLANQFLDGRGTPRDNRQAFVWYKQAADAGDPTAQYVTASFYERGGDGVEQNLNIARAYYAAAAAQGDETAGLKFKELSERVKAQGPASGAGAAPEGSQRAAPPQ; this is encoded by the coding sequence ATGAATGCAAGCGCCGGCGCGTGTCGCCGCACCTGCGCGCGCGCGCTGCGGGCGGGCGGCGCGGCGCTCGGCCTGTGGGTTGCCTGCGGCGCCGCGCTCGCACAGGGCGCGCACGCGCAGCCTGAGCCGGCGCGCGAGACGGAGGCCGCGATCGCCGATTACAACGCGGGCAATTTCCGGGCGGCGCTCGTGCAGTTTCACGATGCGGCCGAGCGCGGCAACCGTCTCGCGCAGTTCAATTACGCGATGATGCTGATTACGGGCGAGGGCGTGACGGCGAACGTCGACGAGGGGCTGCGCTGGCTGAGGCGCGCGGCCGACGCGAACATGTCGCACGCGCAGTACGTGTACGGCCGGATGCTGGATGACGGCGAATTCGTCGCGCGCAATCCGGCCGAGGCGCATCGCTGGTTCCTGAAGGCGGCGAAGCAGGGCCACGTGCAGGCCGAGCTGTCGCTCGCGAACCAGTTCCTCGACGGACGCGGCACGCCGCGCGACAACCGCCAGGCGTTCGTCTGGTACAAGCAGGCCGCCGACGCGGGCGATCCGACCGCGCAGTACGTGACGGCGTCGTTTTACGAGCGCGGCGGCGACGGCGTGGAGCAGAACCTGAACATCGCGCGCGCGTACTATGCGGCCGCAGCCGCGCAGGGCGACGAGACCGCGGGGCTCAAGTTCAAGGAGCTCAGCGAACGCGTGAAGGCGCAGGGCCCGGCGAGCGGCGCCGGGGCGGCGCCGGAGGGCAGTCAACGCGCTGCGCCGCCGCAATGA
- a CDS encoding HpcH/HpaI aldolase family protein, whose protein sequence is MSTLTNSLKQRLHDGDDPLYGLWLTLASDAAAEALAHAGYDWLCIDMEHAPNDSHDVASQLRALAAAHLPSEPVVRVPAREPWLVKRALDAGARTLMFPNIETVDDAAHAVRLTRYPSPESPDGLRGVAGMVRAAAFGMRRDYLQTANAQVAVMVQIESARGVDDVERIAAIPGIDCLFIGPADLAASLGHLGDIRHPAVEAAMARVLAAGRQAGVAVGIFAADTAAARQYRDAGYRVISLSADVSWLLRATRQALQEVRS, encoded by the coding sequence ATGAGCACGCTCACCAATTCCCTCAAACAACGCCTGCACGACGGCGACGACCCGCTGTACGGCCTGTGGCTGACGCTCGCGAGCGACGCCGCCGCCGAGGCGCTCGCGCACGCCGGCTACGACTGGCTCTGCATCGACATGGAGCACGCGCCGAACGACAGCCACGACGTCGCGTCGCAGCTGCGGGCGCTGGCCGCCGCCCATCTGCCGAGCGAGCCGGTCGTGCGCGTGCCGGCGCGGGAGCCGTGGCTCGTGAAGCGGGCGCTCGACGCGGGCGCGCGCACGCTGATGTTTCCGAACATCGAAACCGTGGACGACGCCGCGCACGCGGTGCGGCTCACCCGCTACCCGTCGCCGGAATCGCCGGACGGGCTGCGCGGCGTGGCGGGCATGGTGCGTGCGGCGGCCTTCGGGATGCGGCGCGATTACCTGCAGACGGCGAACGCGCAGGTGGCGGTGATGGTGCAGATCGAATCGGCGCGCGGCGTCGACGACGTCGAGCGGATCGCCGCGATACCGGGCATCGACTGCCTGTTCATCGGTCCGGCCGATCTCGCGGCGAGCCTCGGGCATCTCGGCGACATCCGGCATCCGGCCGTCGAAGCCGCGATGGCGCGCGTGCTCGCGGCGGGCCGGCAGGCGGGCGTCGCGGTCGGCATCTTCGCTGCCGACACGGCCGCGGCGCGGCAATACCGCGACGCCGGCTACCGGGTCATCTCGCTGTCCGCCGACGTCAGCTGGCTGCTGCGCGCGACGCGGCAGGCATTGCAGGAGGTACGGTCATGA
- the queD gene encoding 6-carboxytetrahydropterin synthase QueD, with protein sequence MLITRKLEFDAGHRIPDHRSQCRNLHGHRYVLEITLRGDLVDTEGAPDRGMVMDFADVKALAMEHLVSKWDHAFLVYARDEVVRSFLEQMADHKTVVIDRIPTVENLAAIAFDILANVYDAHYGINLRLERVRLYETPNCWADVERAPGR encoded by the coding sequence GTGCTGATTACCCGAAAACTCGAATTCGACGCGGGACACCGCATTCCCGATCACCGCAGCCAGTGCAGGAACCTGCACGGCCATCGCTACGTGCTCGAAATCACGTTGCGCGGCGATCTCGTCGATACCGAGGGCGCGCCCGACCGCGGCATGGTGATGGATTTCGCCGACGTGAAGGCGCTCGCGATGGAGCACCTGGTCAGCAAGTGGGATCATGCGTTTCTCGTCTACGCGCGCGACGAAGTCGTGCGCTCGTTCCTCGAGCAGATGGCCGATCACAAGACCGTCGTGATCGACCGGATTCCGACCGTCGAGAACCTCGCGGCGATCGCGTTCGACATCCTCGCGAACGTCTACGACGCGCACTACGGCATCAACCTGCGCCTCGAACGCGTGCGCCTGTACGAAACGCCGAACTGCTGGGCCGACGTCGAGCGCGCGCCCGGCCGCTGA
- the queE gene encoding 7-carboxy-7-deazaguanine synthase, whose amino-acid sequence MTYAVKEIFYTLQGEGANAGRPAVFCRFAGCNLWSGREEDRAEAACRFCDTDFVGTDGENGGKFKDAAALAAQVASLWPDGEAHRFVVCTGGEPMLQLDQPLVDALHAAGFEIAIETNGSLPVLDSIDWICVSPKADAPLVVTKGNELKVVIPQDNQRLADYAKLDFDYFLVQPMDGPSRDLNTKLAIDWCKRHPQWRLSMQTHKYLNIP is encoded by the coding sequence ATGACTTACGCGGTCAAGGAAATTTTCTACACGTTGCAGGGCGAAGGCGCGAACGCGGGCCGTCCGGCCGTGTTCTGCCGGTTCGCCGGCTGCAATCTGTGGTCGGGCCGCGAGGAAGACCGTGCGGAGGCGGCGTGCCGCTTCTGCGACACCGATTTCGTCGGCACCGACGGCGAGAACGGCGGCAAGTTCAAGGACGCGGCGGCGCTCGCCGCGCAGGTCGCGAGCCTGTGGCCGGACGGCGAGGCGCACCGCTTCGTCGTCTGCACGGGCGGCGAGCCGATGCTGCAGCTCGACCAGCCGCTCGTCGACGCGCTGCACGCGGCAGGCTTCGAGATCGCGATCGAGACCAACGGCTCGCTGCCGGTGCTCGACTCGATCGACTGGATCTGCGTGAGCCCGAAGGCCGACGCGCCGCTCGTCGTCACGAAAGGCAACGAGCTGAAGGTCGTGATCCCGCAGGACAACCAGCGGCTCGCCGACTACGCGAAGCTCGACTTCGACTATTTCCTCGTGCAACCGATGGACGGCCCGTCGCGCGACCTCAACACGAAGCTCGCGATCGACTGGTGCAAGCGCCATCCGCAGTGGCGCCTGTCGATGCAGACGCACAAATATCTGAACATTCCCTGA
- the queC gene encoding 7-cyano-7-deazaguanine synthase QueC: MIRTDAKDGALVLFSGGQDSATCVAWALERYQTVETLGFDYGQRHRVELECREGVRDALKRQFPAWAGRLGDDHMIDLSVLGAISDTAMTRAIEIETSANGLPNTFVPGRNLLFMTIAAAIAYRRGLRVLVGGMCETDFSGYPDCRDDTMKALQVALNLGMDTRVVLETPLMWLDKAQTWQLAEQLGGQALVELIRVETHTCYVGERAELHDWGFGCGECPACKLRKRGYEAYLKGERVTEAPL, encoded by the coding sequence GTGATTCGGACAGACGCTAAAGACGGCGCGCTCGTGTTGTTTTCCGGCGGGCAGGACTCGGCCACGTGCGTGGCCTGGGCCCTCGAACGCTATCAGACGGTCGAAACCCTCGGCTTCGACTACGGCCAGCGCCATCGCGTCGAGCTGGAGTGCCGCGAAGGCGTGCGCGACGCGCTGAAGCGCCAGTTCCCCGCGTGGGCGGGCCGGCTGGGCGACGATCACATGATCGACCTGTCGGTGCTCGGCGCGATCAGCGACACTGCGATGACGCGCGCGATCGAGATCGAGACGTCGGCGAACGGCCTGCCGAACACGTTCGTGCCGGGCCGCAACCTGCTGTTCATGACGATCGCCGCGGCGATCGCCTACCGCCGCGGGCTGCGCGTGCTGGTCGGCGGGATGTGCGAGACCGACTTCTCCGGCTATCCGGACTGCCGCGACGACACGATGAAGGCGCTGCAGGTCGCGCTGAACCTCGGCATGGACACGCGCGTCGTGCTCGAGACGCCGCTGATGTGGCTCGACAAGGCGCAGACCTGGCAGCTCGCCGAGCAGCTCGGCGGCCAGGCGCTCGTCGAGCTGATCCGCGTCGAGACGCATACGTGCTACGTCGGCGAACGGGCGGAGCTGCACGACTGGGGCTTCGGCTGCGGCGAATGCCCGGCGTGCAAGCTGCGCAAGCGCGGCTACGAGGCCTACCTGAAGGGCGAGCGCGTGACCGAAGCGCCGCTGTGA
- the esaR gene encoding response regulator transcription factor EsaR produces MATILVVDDEMGIRELLSEILSDEGHVVEAAENAQAARDYRLNQTPDLVLLDIWMPDTDGVTLLKEWAAQGLLTMPVIMMSGHATIDTAVEATKIGALDFLEKPIALQKLLKAVEHGLARGAAPATVNAEAKAGGGQAAGPAAIASAAALPTLGDDMAATLGLAGQTAAIPFDIPLREARDAFERAYFEYHLARENGSMTRVAEKTGLERTHLYRKLKQLGVELGKKPPEGVV; encoded by the coding sequence ATGGCAACCATCCTGGTGGTAGATGATGAAATGGGCATCCGGGAATTGCTCTCGGAGATCCTCAGCGACGAAGGACATGTCGTCGAGGCGGCGGAGAACGCGCAGGCCGCGCGTGACTACCGCCTGAACCAGACGCCCGATCTCGTGCTGCTCGATATCTGGATGCCCGATACCGACGGCGTCACGCTGCTCAAGGAATGGGCGGCGCAGGGGCTGCTGACGATGCCCGTGATCATGATGTCCGGGCACGCGACGATCGACACGGCCGTCGAGGCGACGAAGATCGGCGCGCTCGATTTCCTCGAGAAGCCGATCGCGTTGCAGAAGCTGCTGAAGGCGGTCGAGCACGGGCTCGCGCGCGGCGCGGCGCCGGCGACCGTCAACGCGGAGGCGAAGGCGGGGGGCGGGCAGGCCGCGGGGCCTGCGGCGATCGCGTCCGCGGCCGCGTTGCCGACGCTCGGCGACGACATGGCCGCGACGCTCGGTCTCGCGGGGCAGACGGCGGCGATTCCGTTCGACATCCCGTTGCGCGAGGCGCGCGACGCATTCGAGCGCGCGTACTTCGAGTATCACCTCGCGCGCGAGAACGGCAGCATGACGCGCGTCGCGGAGAAGACGGGCCTCGAGCGCACGCACCTGTATCGCAAGCTCAAGCAGCTCGGCGTCGAGCTCGGCAAGAAGCCGCCCGAAGGCGTCGTATAA
- the esaS gene encoding sensor histidine kinase EsaS (Enhanced Sensitivity to Antibiotics Sensor) has translation MLNKVRRAASGKSLLVRVIVSTVALTALLLLVLLAAASANTEFFDRYYSWLYATNIVVALVFLLVVLGLIGMIVVRLRKGKFGTRLLAKLAVFFALVGVVPGGIIYIVSYQFVSRSIESWFDVNVETALTAGLNLGRGMLDASLSDLQTKARLMSDQLASADTNTNGTTLTLLRLRDQFGVQDATIVEPGRSGPGAAPDLHIVAQASGNFAALIPDDLPTPLMLNQARERGAYAAIEGEVDGDPHAHGAKGALRLRVVRPIPNATMSLLQPAERFLQLTQPVPPTLAHNADAVQRAYREYQEKALGRTGLRKMYIGTLTLALFLATFIAMMLALALGQQLARPLFLLAQGTKEVAEGDYTPKREIKSRDELGFLTQAFNAMTRQLSEARLAVENNRIALEHSKTYLESILANLTAGVFVLDRQFRLTTANRGAERIFRQPFDALIGATLDQVGVVAGFGAMVRKAFADREAASDGGSGDRGHWQQQFAVEVPGEADPLTLLVRGTRLVSTVEGQADDPQTSGYVVVFDDISDVISAQRSVAWGEVARRLAHEIKNPLTPIQLSAERLQMKLSDKLAPTDADVLKRGAAMIVNQVAAMKRMVDDFREYARTPPAVLASLQLNELVSEVLGLYGVGEGKSPIVVELAPLPVIRGDATQLRQVIHNLLQNAQDSVAEVAQPRVLIETKTVEYGDPDTEGKTRVAVRLTVSDNGPGFPARILTRAFEPYVTTKAKGTGLGLATVKKIVDEHGARIDLRNRMHGEAVEGAQVSILFLQLASDAPGAEHGVQGGTAPGRPAPGRPAPAKTKASEQTKAA, from the coding sequence GTGCTAAATAAAGTACGCCGCGCGGCCAGCGGGAAGAGCCTGCTCGTGCGCGTGATCGTTTCGACCGTCGCGCTCACCGCGCTGCTGCTGCTCGTGCTGCTGGCGGCCGCGAGCGCGAACACCGAATTCTTCGACCGCTACTACTCGTGGCTGTACGCGACCAACATCGTCGTCGCGCTGGTGTTCCTGCTTGTCGTGCTTGGCCTGATCGGCATGATCGTCGTGCGCCTGAGGAAGGGCAAGTTCGGCACGCGGCTGCTCGCGAAGCTCGCGGTGTTCTTCGCGCTCGTCGGCGTCGTGCCGGGCGGCATCATCTACATCGTGTCGTACCAGTTCGTGTCGCGCAGCATCGAATCGTGGTTCGACGTGAACGTCGAGACCGCGCTGACCGCCGGCCTCAACCTCGGCCGCGGGATGCTCGACGCGTCGCTGTCCGACCTGCAGACGAAGGCGCGCCTGATGTCCGACCAGCTCGCGAGCGCCGATACCAACACGAACGGCACGACGCTCACGCTGCTGCGCCTGCGCGACCAGTTCGGCGTGCAGGACGCGACGATCGTCGAGCCCGGCCGCAGCGGCCCGGGCGCCGCGCCCGACCTGCACATCGTCGCGCAGGCGTCGGGCAATTTCGCGGCGCTGATCCCGGACGACCTGCCGACGCCGCTGATGCTGAACCAGGCGCGCGAACGCGGCGCGTACGCGGCGATCGAGGGCGAGGTCGACGGCGATCCGCATGCGCACGGCGCGAAGGGCGCGCTGCGGCTGCGCGTCGTGCGGCCCATCCCGAATGCGACCATGTCGCTGCTGCAGCCGGCAGAGCGTTTCCTGCAGCTCACGCAGCCGGTGCCGCCGACGCTCGCGCACAACGCGGACGCCGTGCAGCGCGCGTATCGCGAATACCAGGAAAAGGCGCTCGGCCGCACGGGCCTGCGCAAGATGTACATCGGCACGCTGACGCTCGCGCTGTTCCTCGCGACCTTCATCGCGATGATGCTCGCGCTCGCGCTCGGCCAGCAGCTCGCGCGGCCGCTGTTCCTGCTCGCGCAGGGGACGAAGGAAGTCGCGGAAGGCGACTACACGCCCAAGCGCGAGATCAAGTCGCGCGACGAGCTCGGCTTCCTCACGCAGGCGTTCAACGCAATGACGCGCCAGCTGTCGGAGGCGCGGCTCGCGGTCGAGAACAACCGCATCGCGCTCGAGCATTCGAAGACCTATCTCGAGAGCATCCTCGCGAACCTGACCGCGGGCGTGTTCGTGCTCGACCGCCAGTTCCGGCTGACGACCGCGAACCGCGGCGCCGAGCGGATCTTCCGGCAGCCGTTCGATGCGCTGATCGGCGCGACGCTCGACCAGGTCGGCGTCGTCGCGGGATTCGGCGCGATGGTGCGCAAGGCGTTCGCCGATCGCGAGGCGGCGTCCGACGGCGGCAGCGGCGATCGTGGCCACTGGCAGCAGCAGTTCGCGGTCGAAGTGCCGGGCGAAGCCGATCCGCTGACGCTGCTCGTGCGCGGCACGCGTCTCGTGTCGACGGTGGAAGGACAGGCGGACGATCCGCAGACGTCCGGCTACGTGGTCGTGTTCGACGACATCTCCGACGTGATTTCCGCGCAGCGTTCGGTGGCGTGGGGTGAAGTCGCGCGGCGGCTCGCGCACGAGATCAAGAATCCGTTGACGCCGATTCAGCTGTCGGCGGAGCGGCTGCAGATGAAGCTGTCCGACAAGCTCGCGCCGACCGATGCGGACGTGCTGAAGCGCGGCGCGGCGATGATCGTCAACCAGGTCGCGGCGATGAAGCGGATGGTCGACGATTTCCGCGAATATGCGCGCACGCCGCCGGCGGTGCTCGCGAGCCTGCAGCTCAACGAACTGGTGAGCGAGGTGCTCGGGCTTTACGGCGTCGGCGAAGGCAAGAGCCCGATCGTCGTCGAGCTCGCGCCGCTGCCGGTGATTCGCGGCGACGCGACGCAACTGCGCCAGGTGATCCACAACCTGCTGCAGAATGCGCAGGATTCGGTCGCGGAAGTCGCGCAGCCGCGTGTGTTGATCGAAACCAAGACAGTAGAATATGGCGATCCCGACACCGAGGGCAAAACGCGTGTCGCGGTGCGCCTGACCGTGTCCGACAACGGGCCGGGCTTTCCGGCGCGCATCCTGACCCGCGCGTTCGAGCCTTACGTGACGACGAAGGCGAAGGGCACGGGCCTCGGGCTGGCCACGGTGAAGAAAATCGTCGACGAGCACGGCGCGCGGATCGATCTGCGCAATCGCATGCACGGCGAGGCCGTCGAGGGTGCGCAGGTGTCGATCCTGTTCCTGCAACTGGCGAGCGATGCGCCGGGCGCCGAGCATGGTGTGCAGGGTGGAACAGCCCCCGGAAGGCCGGCCCCCGGAAGGCCGGCCCCCGCAAAGACAAAAGCAAGTGAGCAGACAAAGGCAGCGTAA
- a CDS encoding DUF4390 domain-containing protein, which produces MTIKHLFPLRLAAVLMVALAMCLAIARPARAESIAVQRASLQSDGSGWSLDARFDFELNSNLEDAVNKGIPLYFTTDFELGRARWYWFDEQPVSVSQTIRLSFQPLTREYRVSTGGLQLGFGTLKDALAVVKHITSWHVIDRNQVHQGETYTASVRMQLDTALMPKPFQVDAVNNRDWTLGSDWKRFTFTVTERAK; this is translated from the coding sequence GTGACGATCAAACACCTTTTTCCACTTCGGCTCGCGGCCGTGCTGATGGTCGCTTTGGCCATGTGCCTCGCGATCGCGAGGCCGGCGCGCGCCGAATCGATCGCCGTGCAGCGCGCGTCGCTGCAGTCCGACGGCAGCGGCTGGAGCCTTGACGCCCGCTTCGACTTCGAACTGAATTCGAACCTCGAGGACGCCGTCAACAAGGGTATCCCGCTTTACTTCACGACCGATTTCGAGCTGGGCCGCGCGCGCTGGTACTGGTTCGACGAACAGCCGGTGTCGGTGTCGCAGACGATCCGCCTGTCGTTCCAGCCGCTCACGCGCGAATACCGCGTGTCGACGGGCGGCCTGCAGCTCGGCTTCGGCACGCTGAAGGACGCGCTCGCGGTCGTCAAGCACATCACGTCGTGGCACGTGATCGACCGGAACCAGGTGCACCAGGGCGAAACCTATACGGCCTCGGTGCGGATGCAGCTCGATACGGCGCTGATGCCGAAGCCGTTCCAGGTCGACGCGGTGAACAACCGCGACTGGACGCTCGGGTCGGACTGGAAGCGCTTTACCTTCACGGTGACCGAACGTGCTAAATAA